atgaaaaaaacaaattactaaCCGATTTCTTGTCcaatttttcagaaaataatttttaagttgagaaatttactaaaaatataaaaactactaaatatattaatttaagaCTAATTTTAAAgacaataataattataaaattgattaatGACGTACGCGTTTGTGTAAATTTACCAAACCATACCCTTCAAAAACCCAACCACAAAATTTGACAAACTCATCGTTTAACAAACATTTCACTTTCCTCTTCTCCCACCATTTTCAGAGctcagagaaaaagaaagaaagaaaaaaagcttcGTGCTCCTTCACCTTCCCAAATCGGAAAACAATGCACGCCAAAACCGATTCCGAGGTAACAAGCCTCGCAGCATCATCACCAGCCAGATCTCCACGTAGACCAGTCTACTACGTCCAATCACCATCACGCGACTCTCACGACGGAGAAAAAACAGCAACATCGTTTCACTCAACTCCAGTACTAAGTCCGATGGGATCTCCACCGCATTCTCACTCATCTATGGGTCGTCACTCACGTGAATCATCTTCTAGTCGATTCTCTGGCTCTTTAAAGCCTGGATCTAGAAAAGTCAACCCTAACGATGGTTCTAAACGGAAAGGTCACGGCGGTGAGAAACAGTGGAAAGAATGTGCGgttattgaagaagaaggtttgttAGATGATGGTGATAGAGACGGTGGTGTTCCTCGTCGTTGCTATGTTTTGGCTTTTATCGTTGGattctttattctctttggtttcttctctttgattctctATGGTGCTGCTAAACCTATGAAACCTAAGATCACTGTCAAGGTTAGATTCAAATTCTTCCTTCAATTTTAGTAAAGTTGATTCAGATCTTGAAATTAGATTGGTGTTTCTACTTCTAGTTAGCTTAATTCGAGCTTGAATTTAGTAGATCtttaaagaaatttggaaGTAGACACTCGTTGATTTGAAGTCAATTCAGATCTCTGAATTTCCAAATTTAGATCTGATGATTTAGGTTTTGGTGATTGGAATTTGCAGAGTATAACATTTGAGACGCTTAAGATCCAAGCTGGTCAAGATGCTGGTGGTGTAGGAACTGATATGATCACTATGAACGCGACTTTGAGAATGTTGTATCGAAACACTGGAACTTTCTTTGGTGTTCATGTTACTTCAACTCCTATTGATCTCAGCTTCTCTCAAATCAAAATCGGTTCCGGATCCGTAAGTCTTCCAATTCAGAAATTATATCGAATGCGTGAAGAAATCGACACTAATATGAATCTTGAATCATGAGACtgaattggttttgatttcgtttgtttgtttgtttgattatgaAATGCAGGTTAAGAAATTTTATCAGGGAAGGAAGAGTGAGAGAACAGTGTTGGTGCATGTGATCGGAGAGAAGATTCCATTATATGGAAGTGGTTCGACTTTACTTCCACCGGCTCCTCCAGCACCACTTCCTAaacccaagaagaagaaaggagctCCAGTCCCTATTCCCGACCCGCCCGCACCACCAGCACCGGTACCAATGACGCTCAGCTTTGTCGTCCGATCACGAGCATACGTGTTGGGGAAGTTAGTGCAGCCAAAGTTCTATAAGAAAATCGAGTGTGACATCAACTTCGAACACAAGAATCTTAATAAGCATATAGTCATCACCAAGAATTGCACCGTCACTACAGTTTGAAGgaaggaacaaaagaaaaagtaacaaacTTTTTAGTCGGCGCAATACGATGTCGTATAGAGTAACGTGATTTTACAGCTCAACGGGCAGCATTTTGGGTTGTTGGGGCAGCCACGTGGAGGTGCCCGAAGAAAAGAAGCATTGTCGGTGGCTTTAATTTACTTGAGTGGTTCATATTTGTCTgtggaaaatatataattttataattgtgTGTACGATTGGACTGAAAAACACGAGGAatcacattttatttatttgttttttaattcattGATCCtttaatatgtaaatttattggttttggaACTTCTGATCTCTCACACTCTCTCTAAACTATGACCGAAATTATTTCGAAGCCCATATCGTAATAGTACAAGTTACCTAGACGCAAGTCCATGTCATTATGTAATGTCATTATGTAAGCTCGTGTTTGGTTAATAATTGAAAActctaatttaattattagCCTTGcgtttattatcttttaagttttcaaacaaatttgtttatctCCTCCATCTCTTAGAAAACATCGTTTTCAGCAATTCTAGGTATGTCTTCTACATCTCTTAATCgttatttctttctaatgcaatgtgattttgttatttgatgttgattttgttatgtgataaatttcaaaagaaaaaatgtttatcaGCTACACGAAATATAAGTCAACACACCGCCACACATGCACACTTTAAAAATGTCTTCTTAACTACACGAAGTATTGACATAAGTTATGTTGCCAATACCATAACCATCATACTTTGATGTTCCGATCACCATAATTCGGTATTGACTAGCGTTGACCGATGTTGACCGGCGTtgacctatttttttttttcatttttaaaaaataaataaataaaaacaataatttattacatattttaacaaaaaaaataataacaaaatataccacaaataatttataaaataaaccacaaaatattatataacaaaattttagtttatactTTTGATGATACAAcaagatatacaaaaaaacaaatataacaaagcatacaacaatttttcttttttttaactatattttgttatcaaattttgGTCAAAAGGAAAACGTATGCATGAttatattaccaaaatttgataacaacatatagtacaaaaaaaagaatttgttgtatgctttgttatatatatttttttgtaatatataacaaaaaaaggattACTTTAGACAATGCtaccaataataataatatgcaAAATAATTTCAAGGGACAACTTCAAATGATTAGCGGTAGTGGTTTAATCTGTGACGGGAATTATTTGCATCATTAGGTGTTGCGCTCATATTCATAACATCATTGTGAAGAAAGGTTTAGAATTAGTTAAAGATGTTTTACACAATATTCGAGAAAGTGTTCTATAAGTGAACGCATCTCCACAAAGGAAATAAGCTTTTACAGCTTGTGTCGAGAGAGTGAGAATAAGAAGTGGGGCAGGGTTATCCCTTGATGTGCCTACTAGATGGAACTCTACTTACGAAATGCTTGCTAGATCATTAAAATTCAGAAAAGCCTTTGATAGCATGGAGGCTTTTGGTAGGAATTATAGGTTTTTACCATCAGATGAGGAGTGGGATCGTGGTGAAAAGATCTGTGACTTAAGTCATTTAGTGTAATCTCTACTTACATTTCAGGCTCTAAGTATCCCATCTCGAATGTATACTTCACTCAAATAGGGAGGATTGAATTATTGCTAAAGAAGTATGTTGCTTCTGATGATGAGGATATAAAGCAAATGACTATGGAAATGGAAAtgcaaattaaatttaataaatattaggAGGATTACAGTTTTATTTTGGCTATTGGAGCAGTTTTGGATCCAAGACTTAAGGTGCATATGCTCGAACTAACTTATAAGAAAGTAGATCCCAGTACTTCTGATTTGAAGATTGGAAAACTTGGAATAGCTTCGGAAATGATTTGAAAGCTTATCAGACGAGTTCTCTAGTTGTTTCAGGAACAACAAATGCACATGACTTACTTAGTGAATCTCCACTTGAGGACGATTTCGATAATGTAAGTATCTTcatatacaaaattagaaatctGTTATGTGAATTTGGTGTGATTGTTTGAACAACACAAACACTAATGTTAATCTTTGTAATGCAGGATCTCTTCGAGCTTGAAAGAAGCATTGAATCTGGTGTCAATTACACAAAGACTCACTTGGATATCTATTAGATTTTAGTCAAAAGGGTTACAACACAacactctctcttttctttctttcttttttacacaCCTGACCTGAGAGTGATCCAACTAAACCCAAGAAGAtgcaaaagttaaaaaaaaaagaaaaaaagaaaaccaactTGTCATAAAACGAAGGTCGAGCGAGTTGAATCTGTGTTAGCTCACTCTCTCTAAACTATGGCCGAAATTATTTCGAAGCCCATATCGTAATAGTACAAGTTACCTAGACGCAAGTCCATGTCATTATGGAAGCTCGTATTTGGTTAATAAtggaaaaccctaatttaattattagtcTTGCGTTTATTATCTTTCAAGTTctcaaacaaatttgtttaccTCCTCCATCTCTTAGAAAACATCGTTTTCAGCAACTTTAGGTATGTCTTCTACATCTCTTAATCGTTGTTTCTTTCTAGTGCAATGTGATTTTGTTATTCgatgttgattttgttatgtgataaatttcaaaagaaaaaatgtttatcaGCTACACGAAATATAAGTCAACACACCGCCACTTAATACACCGCCACACATGCACACTTTAAAAATGTCTTCTTAACTACACGAAGTATTGACAGAAGTTATGTTGCCAATACCATAACCATCCTACTTTGATGTTCCGATCACCAGAATTCGGTATTGATCGGCGTTGACCGATGTTGACTGGCGTtgaccaattttttttctttttcttaaaaataaacaaataaaaacaataatatattacataattttaacaaaaaaaattaataacaaaatataccacaaataattaataaaataaaccacaaaaatattataaaacaaaattttagtttatacttttgatgatataacaagatatacaaaaaaatatataacaaagcatacaacaaattctttttttttttaactatattttgttatcaaattttgttcaaAAGGAAAAGATATGCATTAttatattaccaaaatttgataacaacatatagtacaaaaaaaaaaaatcgttgtatgctttgttatttatatttttttgtaatatataacaaaaaaaaaaaaaaaatttagacaaTGCTACCAAGAATAATAATATGCAAAACATTCTCAAGGGACAGTTTCAAATGATTAGCTGTAGTGGTTTAATCTGTGACGGGAATTATTTACACATTACGTGTTGCGCTcatatttttaacatcattGTGAAGAAAGGTTAGAGTTAGCTAAAGATGTCTTATACAATATTCGAAAAAGTGTTATATATGTGAAAGCATCTCCACAAAGGAAAGAAACTTTTGCAGCTTGTGTCGAGAGAATGGGAATAAGAAGTGGGGCAGGGTTATCCCTTGATGTGCCTACtagatcgaattctacttacAAAATGCTCGGTAGAGCGTTAACATTCAGAAAAGCCTTTGATAGCATGAAGGCTTTTGATATGAATTATAAGTCTTTACCATCAGATGAGGAGTGAGATCGTGGTAAAAATATATGTGACTTGTTGAAGCCATTTAGTGTAATAACTACTTACATTTCAGGCTCTAAGTATCCCACCTCGAATGTATATTTCACTCAAGCATGGAGGATTGAATTATTGCTAAAGAAGTATGTTACTTGTGATGATGAGGATATAAAGCAAATGGCTATGGAAATGCAAATTAAGTTTGATAAGTATTGGGAGGATTACAAACTTATTTTGGCTATTGGAGCAGTTTTAGATCCAAGACTTAAGGTGCAGATGCTCGAACTAGCTTATAAGAAAGTAAATCCCACTACTTCTGATTTGAAGATTGGAAAACTTGGAATAACTTCGGAAATGATTTTTAAAGCTTATCAGACGAGTTCTATATCTGTTTCAGGAACAACAAATGCACATGACTTAGTGAATCTCCACTTGAGGACGATTTCGATAATGTAAGTATCTTCATATACAAAATTAGATATCTGTTATGTGAATTTGGTGTGATTGTTTGAACAACACAAAGACTAATGTTAATCTTTGTAATGCAAGATCTCTTCGAGCTTGAAAGAAGCATTGAATCTAGTGTCAATGACACAAAGACTCACTTGGATATCTATTTGGCTGAGCCAAGACTagagtgatttttttttctccaaattttgatgttttgaagtaTTGGAAAGACAATTGCTTCAATGGCACTTGATATTCTCAACATTCCTATTACCACGGTATCATTGGAGTCAACTTTTAGTATTGGCTCTAGAGTATTGATACCATATAGGAACTGCTTACTTCCACAAAATGTTCGGGCGTTGCTCTGTAGACGTAATTGGCTGCGTGGTTTTGCAGAATATGAAGATACATAATTTAAGATTACGTGAttgttataagttataactaaGTGATTGTTACAACTAATTTACATGTTGAATTGTAGGCACTGTTGAAGATAATGACTACACCAGTTATGAAAATGCTAGAACAACAACTAGTAGTTCAGGGGTTGAGAGTTCAAGAACAAGAGACTCAAACGTGTTTTCTAAAGTCTTTTCAAGAAATATATTAGCAATTGTGTTTACActtcatatataatttaatatagtGTTAATTCTATATTCAAAATTAGTACTCAATATAACCCATGCATCCGGTGGACAACTTTCTTGGTAAGATATATTTGCGAGAACCTACCATTGAGCGAGCGAACTCGTAAAGAGtcataatttattgttttaccATGTTATAAAAATCAGATAGTATTAATCAACCTAGGCATGGGCGTTTGGGTATACGGATCGGGTTTTTTGGGTTCtggtttttcaaatttataaaaatttcttaaatcttgtaaatctttatGCAgacccatatatatatatatatatatatatatatatatattgttctaCCATCCACAAAtacaccaattttttttgttttactttcacttttaaatcattcaaaaatcaatttactAAATGTAATTggaaatatatcaaatcaattGTCTAACCCAAAACATTAGCAGATTAGTTACGAAACTTCTACCGATGATTTCGGTAGCAGTTTTTCTTGCTTAACTACTAACTATGAAAGCTTTGTACACAtgatacaaaaacattatGAAAGTGGGTTTTGTAAGCTCATAGTTTGAACAGTACGACATTTTGGGTTGcctataaacaaaaaaagaaaaactacaaGATATTGAGGTTTAGGCATGTGTTCACATAACCGCactaaagaagaagccattttCATCGTTATTGTACTGTTAAAATAAGGTCTGCTTGTCTATGACTCGATATTTTGGTACTAATCCATAACGATCAAAGTCAATTCAGAAGCCTATTAATGAGGtagttttaataaaacaacaaCTGGTACCATACATAAGTGGACATAGGCTGGAAAATCTTGCCAATTTGAAAGATCAATAACggaattttttgttattcgaTCAACTACGGGAAAATTAATGGAATTCATAATTGTTTTCTACTTCTATTATTGTACAAGTATTTAAGaaacaaactaaaaccatTGTAATGTTCCTTTTCACCATGCATAAACTAAACCAAGGATTAGGATAAGCACAaaaatgaaagcttctgtAAAAGTGGATACCCCAATACATCTAAACTCAGTGTCGATGGATactgaaaatattttcaacatcaaaagcaacaaaactagaacaaacatataataacaGATTCTAAATTATAACCAAACATCCCCGATCGTTTCTATTCTCACACATTTTATAATCCCAAAATTATATGCTTTTGTGAATCCCATTACGCGCcttcaaaaacttttaaattttaccaTATCGTAAGTCTAATTTATATTAGTCTTAAATAATTGgcataactcttttttttgtcggatTGGCATAACTCTTTTACAATTTTGGCTTTGgatgaaaactttttttgtgctaaaataatattatattatatgaaata
This sequence is a window from Arabidopsis thaliana chromosome 1 sequence. Protein-coding genes within it:
- a CDS encoding uncharacterized protein (unknown protein; FUNCTIONS IN: molecular_function unknown; INVOLVED IN: biological_process unknown; LOCATED IN: plasma membrane; EXPRESSED IN: 22 plant structures; EXPRESSED DURING: 13 growth stages; BEST Arabidopsis thaliana protein match is: unknown protein (TAIR:AT5G42860.1); Has 258 Blast hits to 242 proteins in 39 species: Archae - 0; Bacteria - 11; Metazoa - 10; Fungi - 14; Plants - 198; Viruses - 17; Other Eukaryotes - 8 (source: NCBI BLink).), whose product is MHAKTDSEVTSLAASSPARSPRRPVYYVQSPSRDSHDGEKTATSFHSTPVLSPMGSPPHSHSSMGRHSRESSSSRFSGSLKPGSRKVNPNDGSKRKGHGGEKQWKECAVIEEEGLLDDGDRDGGVPRRCYVLAFIVGFFILFGFFSLILYGAAKPMKPKITVKSITFETLKIQAGQDAGGVGTDMITMNATLRMLYRNTGTFFGVHVTSTPIDLSFSQIKIGSGSVKKFYQGRKSERTVLVHVIGEKIPLYGSGSTLLPPAPPAPLPKPKKKKGAPVPIPDPPAPPAPVPMTLSFVVRSRAYVLGKLVQPKFYKKIECDINFEHKNLNKHIVITKNCTVTTV
- a CDS encoding uncharacterized protein (unknown protein; FUNCTIONS IN: molecular_function unknown; INVOLVED IN: biological_process unknown; LOCATED IN: plasma membrane; EXPRESSED IN: 22 plant structures; EXPRESSED DURING: 13 growth stages; BEST Arabidopsis thaliana protein match is: unknown protein (TAIR:AT5G42860.1); Has 35333 Blast hits to 34131 proteins in 2444 species: Archae - 798; Bacteria - 22429; Metazoa - 974; Fungi - 991; Plants - 531; Viruses - 0; Other Eukaryotes - 9610 (source: NCBI BLink).) — translated: MHAKTDSEVTSLAASSPARSPRRPVYYVQSPSRDSHDGEKTATSFHSTPVLSPMGSPPHSHSSMGRHSRESSSSRFSGSLKPGSRKVNPNDGSKRKGHGGEKQWKECAVIEEEGLLDDGDRDGGVPRRCYVLAFIVGFFILFGFFSLILYGAAKPMKPKITVKSITFETLKIQAGQDAGGVGTDMITMNATLRMLYRNTGTFFGVHVTSTPIDLSFSQIKIGSGSVSLPIQKLYRMREEIDTNMNLES